The proteins below come from a single Vibrio cyclitrophicus genomic window:
- the betB gene encoding betaine-aldehyde dehydrogenase yields the protein MEMNSLYIDGAAVKATSGETFDSINPANGEPIATLGQASSADVDSAIESAKRGFAVWSAMTAMERSRILLKAVAILRARNDDLANLEVVDTGKPLQEAIEVDVASGADVIEYFAGLAPTLQGDQQPLSESQFFYTRREPLGICAGIGAWNYPIQIAMWKSAPALAAGNAMIFKPSEETPLTALKLAEIFTEAGLPDGVFNVVQGDYRVGQMLTAHPDISKVSFTGETGTGKAVMADSAKTLKSVTMELGGKSPMIVFDDAKLGDAVSASMVANFYTQGEVCTNGTRVYVHENIYNDFIDQLKTRTEKLIIGDPMDMETQIGALISKEHLSKVLEAIELAKQSGATLLTGGYQVTDNGLANGNFVVPTVFVDCEDNMPHVQQEIFGPVMSVLKFTDEDDVIRRANDTKYGLAAGVFTQNLSRAHRVIHQMQAGICWVNTWGDSPAEMPVGGYKLSGVGRENGPETLLHYTQTKSILIELGDYASPYA from the coding sequence ATGGAAATGAACTCGTTATACATCGATGGCGCAGCGGTTAAAGCTACGTCTGGTGAAACCTTTGATAGTATCAACCCGGCAAACGGCGAACCTATCGCAACGTTAGGCCAAGCCTCTTCAGCGGACGTGGATAGCGCTATTGAATCTGCGAAACGTGGATTTGCGGTATGGTCAGCAATGACGGCCATGGAACGCAGTCGTATTCTTTTGAAAGCGGTAGCGATACTTAGAGCTCGAAATGATGACCTTGCAAACCTTGAGGTTGTTGACACGGGTAAGCCACTGCAAGAAGCGATTGAAGTAGATGTAGCGTCTGGTGCCGATGTGATTGAATACTTCGCAGGCCTCGCTCCTACACTTCAAGGCGATCAACAACCCCTTAGTGAATCTCAATTTTTCTACACTCGTCGTGAACCGCTTGGCATCTGTGCCGGTATTGGCGCGTGGAACTACCCAATTCAAATCGCGATGTGGAAATCGGCTCCGGCATTGGCTGCGGGTAATGCGATGATTTTCAAACCTTCCGAAGAAACCCCGCTAACGGCACTTAAGCTTGCTGAGATATTTACCGAAGCAGGCCTTCCAGATGGTGTATTTAACGTGGTTCAGGGTGACTACCGTGTCGGCCAAATGCTAACGGCTCATCCAGACATCTCTAAAGTGTCTTTCACAGGTGAAACCGGCACTGGTAAGGCTGTGATGGCGGATAGCGCTAAGACGCTTAAATCGGTGACCATGGAACTTGGTGGCAAATCGCCAATGATCGTGTTTGATGATGCGAAATTGGGTGATGCGGTTTCCGCTTCTATGGTCGCAAACTTTTACACCCAAGGTGAAGTGTGTACCAATGGTACTCGTGTTTATGTACACGAAAACATCTACAACGATTTTATCGACCAACTTAAGACACGCACTGAAAAACTGATCATTGGTGATCCAATGGACATGGAGACTCAAATTGGTGCGTTGATTTCTAAAGAGCACCTTTCAAAAGTTCTTGAAGCGATTGAGCTAGCAAAACAGTCTGGCGCAACATTGCTGACTGGCGGTTATCAAGTGACTGACAACGGGCTAGCGAACGGCAACTTTGTTGTCCCAACCGTGTTTGTGGACTGCGAAGACAACATGCCACACGTCCAACAAGAGATCTTTGGCCCTGTAATGTCGGTGTTGAAGTTCACTGATGAAGACGATGTGATTCGTCGTGCTAACGATACTAAGTACGGCCTGGCTGCTGGCGTGTTCACGCAAAACCTTTCTCGTGCTCACCGTGTTATTCATCAAATGCAGGCAGGTATTTGTTGGGTTAATACGTGGGGTGACTCACCTGCAGAAATGCCTGTTGGTGGCTACAAGCTTTCGGGTGTTGGTCGTGAAAATGGCCCAGAAACTCTACTCCACTATACGCAAACGAAGAGCATTCTTATTGAGCTAGGCGATTACGCCAGCCCTTATGCCTAA
- the betI gene encoding transcriptional regulator BetI, with protein sequence MPKVGMPDIRKPQLVQATMTVIDRVGLHAASIALISKEAGVSTGIINHYFGGKHGLLEETMREILRQLSNTITTSLKALPVDAHQQRINAIIDGNFEGYQAENKVAKAWLAFWSYSMHDQQLKRLQRVNEKRLISHLRLELKGILSHEQADLVAHGIASLIDGLWLRGTLNPEGIDAQKARAIINDYLDKQLTFYSCNTA encoded by the coding sequence ATGCCGAAGGTTGGGATGCCTGACATACGTAAACCACAGCTTGTTCAAGCCACCATGACGGTGATTGACCGAGTGGGTTTACACGCCGCGAGTATTGCGTTGATCAGCAAAGAAGCGGGCGTGTCTACAGGTATCATTAATCACTATTTTGGTGGGAAACACGGTCTGCTCGAAGAGACGATGCGTGAAATCCTTCGCCAATTATCCAACACCATCACGACTTCACTAAAAGCGCTTCCTGTTGATGCTCACCAACAGAGAATAAACGCGATCATCGATGGTAACTTCGAAGGTTACCAAGCCGAAAATAAAGTCGCGAAGGCATGGTTGGCATTTTGGTCCTATTCAATGCATGACCAACAATTGAAGAGACTACAGCGTGTAAATGAAAAACGTTTGATTTCACATCTGCGTCTTGAGTTGAAAGGTATTTTGAGTCATGAACAGGCGGATCTCGTTGCTCACGGGATTGCTTCTCTGATTGATGGGTTATGGCTGAGAGGCACGTTAAACCCTGAAGGTATCGATGCTCAAAAGGCTCGTGCCATCATCAATGATTATCTTGATAAACAACTGACGTTTTACTCGTGTAACACCGCATAG
- the betA gene encoding choline dehydrogenase, protein MEQRYDYIIVGAGSAGCVLADRLTESGEHSVLLLEAGGTDKSIFIQMPTALSYPMNTEKYAWQFETQQEPGLDGRELHCPRGKVLGGSSSINGMVYVRGHACDFDQWEEEGAAGWNYQACLPYFRRAESWNKGGDQYRGDNGPVGTCNGNDMDLNPLYQAFIDAGKDAGYPETQDYNGYQQEGFGTMHMTVDKGVRASTSNAYLRRALKRSNLTLKKGIVARRFLLEAQDSTGQSGLKAVGVEFEKSGNTQVAVANKEVISSAGSIGSVQLLQLSGIGPKAVLEKAGVELKHELSGVGENLQDHLEVYFQYHCNEPITLNSKLGLVSKGMIGAEWILTRKGLGATNHFESCAFIRSRKGLKWPNIQYHFLPAAMRYDGQAAFDGHGFQVHVGPNKPESRGTVAITSADPHAKPEIIFNYISTEQDRQDWRDCIRLTREILSQPAMDVYRGEEIQPGLNITSDEAIDEWVKQNVESAYHPSCGCKMGADNDPMAVLDEECRVRGIDNLRVVDSSVFPTIPNGNLNAPTIMVAERASDLILGKPMLKEQDVPVWIAPEWEDKQRTDKPVREV, encoded by the coding sequence ATGGAACAACGCTACGATTATATTATCGTCGGCGCGGGTTCGGCCGGCTGTGTGTTAGCGGATAGGCTAACGGAAAGCGGTGAACATAGCGTTTTATTACTGGAAGCGGGTGGTACGGATAAGAGCATTTTTATCCAAATGCCAACGGCGCTTTCCTACCCGATGAATACTGAAAAATATGCATGGCAGTTTGAGACTCAACAAGAGCCAGGCCTTGATGGACGTGAACTGCACTGCCCACGCGGCAAAGTGTTAGGTGGTAGCTCATCAATCAATGGCATGGTTTACGTGCGTGGTCATGCTTGTGACTTCGACCAGTGGGAAGAAGAGGGTGCTGCCGGTTGGAATTATCAAGCGTGTTTGCCTTATTTTCGCCGTGCTGAATCATGGAACAAAGGTGGCGATCAATACCGTGGCGACAATGGCCCAGTAGGCACTTGTAACGGTAACGATATGGATCTGAACCCGCTTTACCAAGCATTCATTGATGCAGGTAAAGACGCTGGTTACCCGGAAACACAAGACTATAACGGCTACCAGCAAGAAGGCTTCGGCACCATGCATATGACGGTAGACAAGGGAGTGAGAGCCTCAACCTCTAACGCTTATCTACGTCGAGCATTGAAGCGTTCAAACCTGACCTTGAAGAAGGGCATCGTGGCGCGCCGTTTCTTACTTGAAGCACAAGACTCAACTGGCCAATCAGGTCTGAAAGCAGTCGGTGTCGAGTTTGAAAAGTCAGGCAATACTCAAGTCGCGGTCGCGAACAAAGAAGTGATCTCTTCTGCCGGTTCTATCGGTTCTGTTCAACTGCTGCAACTTTCTGGTATCGGCCCGAAAGCCGTGCTTGAAAAGGCTGGTGTAGAGCTGAAACACGAACTCAGTGGCGTCGGTGAAAACCTACAAGACCACCTAGAAGTGTACTTCCAATACCACTGTAACGAACCCATCACGCTTAACAGTAAGCTTGGTTTAGTTAGCAAAGGCATGATTGGCGCGGAATGGATTCTGACTCGTAAAGGTTTGGGTGCTACTAACCACTTTGAATCATGTGCGTTTATTCGTTCACGCAAAGGATTGAAGTGGCCGAATATTCAATACCATTTCCTACCAGCAGCTATGCGTTATGACGGTCAAGCGGCTTTTGATGGTCACGGTTTCCAAGTTCACGTTGGGCCTAACAAGCCTGAAAGTCGCGGTACGGTTGCGATCACTTCGGCTGATCCGCATGCCAAGCCAGAGATCATTTTCAACTACATCTCGACCGAGCAAGACCGCCAAGATTGGCGCGATTGTATTCGTCTGACGCGTGAGATTTTGTCTCAACCTGCGATGGACGTTTACCGAGGCGAAGAGATTCAGCCTGGTCTAAATATTACTTCCGATGAAGCGATTGATGAATGGGTTAAGCAGAACGTTGAAAGCGCGTATCACCCTTCATGTGGCTGCAAAATGGGGGCTGATAACGATCCAATGGCAGTGCTTGATGAGGAGTGCCGTGTTCGCGGTATTGATAATCTGCGTGTTGTCGACTCGTCTGTTTTCCCAACTATTCCAAATGGAAACTTGAACGCCCCAACCATTATGGTTGCCGAGCGCGCTTCCGATTTGATTCTTGGTAAGCCGATGCTTAAAGAGCAGGATGTTCCAGTGTGGATTGCTCCTGAGTGGGAAGACAAACAAAGAACAGATAAACCAGTAAGAGAAGTGTAA
- a CDS encoding response regulator, with protein MTKPKMIIVEDDLKLQKMLQDYFVAQDFDVLVLDDGSNAAQTILAEQPDIVLLDLMLPVTDGLTICRQTRTHYKGKILMLTASDDDFDHVAGLETGADDYVTKPIKPRVLLARVRSLLRRQETVAHSIDDSDNLQFDQLVLKNTYKKCELAGAVLSLTDSEFDLLWLLASNPDTPLSRDYLTQTLRGIEYDGIDRTIDNKVVRLRKILGDDHTPAEKIQTIRGKGYLFVSTAWH; from the coding sequence ATGACAAAACCTAAAATGATCATCGTGGAAGACGATTTGAAACTTCAGAAAATGTTGCAAGACTACTTTGTCGCGCAAGATTTTGATGTATTGGTTCTGGACGATGGCAGTAATGCCGCGCAAACCATTCTTGCCGAACAACCTGACATCGTATTGCTGGATTTAATGCTTCCTGTAACCGATGGGCTGACAATCTGCCGACAGACGCGTACGCACTATAAAGGTAAAATCTTGATGCTCACCGCTAGCGATGACGACTTTGATCATGTCGCTGGTTTAGAGACAGGGGCTGATGACTATGTCACCAAGCCAATCAAACCAAGAGTTTTGCTGGCAAGGGTCCGTTCACTATTACGCCGTCAAGAAACGGTGGCTCATTCAATTGATGACTCTGATAACCTTCAATTTGATCAACTCGTACTGAAAAATACATACAAGAAGTGTGAACTTGCAGGTGCTGTTTTGTCACTCACAGACAGCGAGTTTGATCTACTTTGGTTGTTGGCAAGCAACCCAGATACGCCGTTATCACGGGACTATTTAACCCAAACACTGCGCGGGATTGAGTATGACGGGATCGATAGGACAATTGATAACAAGGTTGTGCGTCTAAGAAAGATACTCGGTGACGATCACACACCAGCAGAGAAAATTCAGACCATTCGCGGGAAAGGTTACTTATTTGTTTCGACCGCCTGGCATTAA
- a CDS encoding sensor histidine kinase, with the protein MRRIYLESLLGLLVCFMTGLVAYEISVYQLNTDYEYVMEDYEATAHQQLIENIAKNQGLEAAQQAINQFVETTRNKLVMFSPKDEIPTPVSEFFSTNPNTFIFHDDERDLWFRLTGSDNTYHYLPDNEAFVRQKIELEDDLIWLFFLASFILYGLCHLVIIFRRVKKLEYATLRFAEGDLSSRAETSSGIAIGSLNKSFNLMADRIHRLIESNRSLTNAVAHELRTPIFRIQWQAEMLKDTPLNESQQHTVESIVEDTEEMEKMVDELLCYAKLDSIGLENLQQPLEIRDFLEHAMTRWNKDTELNISLSLPEQPSSILADETLLNRALDNLVRNAMKFARSQVSIEASVHQDQLQIAVHDDGDGVAQEHQARLFEPFYVGDKARNKAKSGHGLGLSIVDKICAQHNATVEVGQSQTLKGAVFTITIQICNNSAM; encoded by the coding sequence ATGCGACGTATCTATTTGGAGTCCCTGCTTGGGCTGTTAGTTTGCTTTATGACCGGCCTTGTTGCCTACGAAATTTCTGTCTACCAGCTCAATACCGACTACGAATATGTAATGGAAGATTACGAAGCGACGGCCCACCAACAACTGATAGAAAACATCGCTAAAAATCAAGGTCTTGAAGCAGCTCAACAAGCGATAAATCAGTTTGTCGAAACCACACGAAATAAACTGGTCATGTTCAGTCCAAAAGATGAAATACCAACCCCCGTTTCAGAGTTCTTCAGTACTAACCCGAATACCTTTATCTTTCACGATGATGAACGAGATCTATGGTTTCGCCTCACAGGCAGTGATAATACCTACCATTACTTACCTGATAATGAAGCGTTCGTTCGGCAAAAAATCGAGCTTGAAGATGATCTCATTTGGTTGTTTTTCCTAGCAAGCTTTATCTTATACGGCTTATGCCACCTAGTTATTATTTTCCGACGGGTCAAAAAACTTGAATACGCCACCCTACGCTTTGCGGAAGGGGATCTCTCTTCACGAGCAGAGACTTCAAGCGGCATAGCCATTGGCTCACTCAATAAATCCTTCAACCTAATGGCTGACCGTATTCATCGCTTAATTGAGAGTAACCGCTCACTTACTAATGCCGTTGCTCACGAGCTACGCACGCCAATATTTCGTATACAGTGGCAAGCTGAAATGCTCAAAGACACGCCGCTCAATGAATCGCAACAACACACCGTTGAAAGTATCGTCGAAGACACAGAAGAGATGGAAAAGATGGTCGACGAACTGTTGTGCTACGCCAAACTTGATAGCATTGGCCTCGAAAACCTACAACAGCCATTAGAGATAAGAGACTTTCTTGAACATGCGATGACACGCTGGAACAAAGATACAGAACTCAACATCAGCTTATCACTGCCAGAACAACCTAGCTCGATACTAGCAGATGAAACGCTGCTTAACCGAGCCTTAGATAACCTAGTACGTAACGCAATGAAGTTTGCGCGTTCACAGGTGTCGATTGAGGCTAGCGTGCATCAAGATCAACTACAGATTGCGGTACATGACGATGGTGATGGCGTGGCACAAGAACACCAAGCTCGCCTGTTTGAACCTTTTTACGTTGGCGACAAAGCGCGTAACAAAGCCAAGAGCGGCCATGGTTTGGGGCTTTCTATCGTCGATAAGATCTGTGCTCAACATAACGCAACCGTGGAGGTTGGCCAGAGCCAAACTTTAAAGGGAGCCGTATTCACCATTACCATTCAGATATGTAATAATTCGGCTATGTAA